The DNA region TCGCTGTGGCTTTTTATATGCAGGCCAGTAGCTCTAACGGCTAGAGCACCGGTCTCCAAAACCGGGTGTTGGGGGTTCGAATCCCTCCTGGCCTGCCAGTTTTTCCTGCAACCCTCCATGAGGTTTGACGAGAGTGCTGAACAAAACGACCGAGTTTCTCAACCATGTCAAGGCTGAGCTGAAAAAGGTAACCTGGCCGACCAGGAAAGAGACCTATGCCTCGACAACGGTGGTCATCCTGCTGGTGCTGTTCGTTACCGTCTTTTTGGGAGCAGTTGACTGGGTGCTGGCCAGCGTCGTCAAGCTGCTACTTCGGTAAAAAGGGCAGGGACCGTTATGGGAATGAAGTGGTATGGCGTTCATACCTACTCCGGGTATGAGAACAAGGTGAAGGCAAATCTCGAAGAGCGGATTCGCTCCCTTGGGGCGGAGGAGTTGTTCGGCGACATTCTGATCCCCTCCGAAACGGTGGTCGAGTTGCGCAAGGGTGAGCGAAAAACCTCCCAGCGTAAATTTTTCCCCGGTTATATCCTTGTGCAGATGGAGCTGAACAACGAAACCTGGCACATCGTCAAGGATACGCCCAAGGTGACCGGTTTCGTGGGCGGCGTCAACAACCCGCCGGCAATCCCCGACGAGGAAGTCCTCAAGATCACCAGTCGCATGGTGGAGGGTGTCGAGCGGCCCAAGCCCAAAGTCGAGTTCGAGGTCGGCGAGACGGTGCGCGTGGTGGATGGACCTTTCCTCAATTTCACCGGCGTCGTCGAAGATGTCAAACCCGATAAGGGCAAGCTCAAGGTGATGGTCAGTATTTTTGGACGCACCACGCCCGTCGAGCTTGAATTCATTCAGGTTGAAAAAACCAGCTGATTTCAAGCTGGTTACGTAATTTACAGGGGTTTAAGGAGAAACATCCATGGCCAAGAAAATTACCGGTCAAATCAAGCTGCAGATTCCCGCCGGCAAGGCGAATCCCTCGCCTCCCGTCGGTCCGGCCCTCGGTCAGCACGGGGTCAACATCATGGAGTTCTGCAAGGCGTTCAATGCCAGAACCCAGGACCAGGACGGCATGATCACCCCGGTGGTGATCACGGTTTACGCCGATCGTTCCTTTACCTTCATCACCAAGACGCCGCCCGCGGCGGTTCTTCTCATGAAGGCCGCCAAGGTGCCCAAGGGGTCCGGCGTGCCCAACAAGAACAAGGTCGGCAAGGTGACGCGCGATCAGGTC from Geoalkalibacter sp. includes:
- the secE gene encoding preprotein translocase subunit SecE, whose translation is MLNKTTEFLNHVKAELKKVTWPTRKETYASTTVVILLVLFVTVFLGAVDWVLASVVKLLLR
- the nusG gene encoding transcription termination/antitermination protein NusG encodes the protein MGMKWYGVHTYSGYENKVKANLEERIRSLGAEELFGDILIPSETVVELRKGERKTSQRKFFPGYILVQMELNNETWHIVKDTPKVTGFVGGVNNPPAIPDEEVLKITSRMVEGVERPKPKVEFEVGETVRVVDGPFLNFTGVVEDVKPDKGKLKVMVSIFGRTTPVELEFIQVEKTS
- the rplK gene encoding 50S ribosomal protein L11, translating into MAKKITGQIKLQIPAGKANPSPPVGPALGQHGVNIMEFCKAFNARTQDQDGMITPVVITVYADRSFTFITKTPPAAVLLMKAAKVPKGSGVPNKNKVGKVTRDQVVEIAKIKLPDLNCFDLDAAVRSIEGTARSMGIEVA